The nucleotide window GGCCGGCTGATCCTGGCCGATGCACTGGCGCTCGCCGACGAGGAGGAGCCGGAGATCCTGATCGACATGGCGACGCTGACCGGCGCCGCGCGTGTCGCCCTCGGCCCGGACCTGCCGCCCTTCTACACCGACGACGAGGCCTTCGCGGCCGAGCTTGCCGACCACGCGAGCGCGGTGCGCGATCCGCTGTGGCGGCTGCCGCTGTGGCGCCCCTACGAAAGCTATCTGGAAAGCCGCATCGCCGACATCAACCACATCAACACCAGCGGCGCGGGCTTTGCCGGCTCGATCACCGCGGCCCTGTTTCTCTCGCGTTTCGTGGAAAAGGCGCGGGTCTGGGCGCATTTCGACATCTATGGCTGGAACCCGGCCGACCGTCCGGGCCGGCCGCTGGGCGGCGAGGCGCAGGCCGCGCGCGCCCTGTTTTCGCTGCTTGCCGCCCGCTACCCGCGAAGCTGAGACCGCACGCTTTCCTGCCTCGTTTCGCCGTTTGTATAACGGAACCGAAACGAATTGCCTGTCACTATGGGGCAAGGCCGGCAACGGCGCATGAGGCATGGGTGAGGGATGGGTATCGACTTGCGACCGTCGCAGGCGCTGCGGCTCTGGCACGATGTGACGATGTCGCTGGTCACCGACGGCGACAAGGACCTCACCTCGCGCCAGATGGCGATCCTGATGACGGTCTACCTGGAGCCGCCCCCGCACACGGTGCGCGGGCTAGCGGCGCGTCTCGACGTCACCAAGCCGGTGATCACCCGCGCGCTCGACACCCTGGGCGCGATGAAGCTGCTGTCGCGCCGCCGCGACGAGGCCGACCGGCGCAACGTGGTGGTGACCCGCACGGTTGCCGGAGCGCTCTATCTGGAGCACATTGCCGATACGATCGTTGCCCGCGCCGCCGAGCTGTCCCGCTGAGCTGAAGCGGCGCGCGGGCGGCCGAACGTCCGAAAACGCCTGAAAAAGCCTGAAAAAGTCTGGACAGCCGCATGACCAGCGAACCCGCCGCCCCCTCCCTCGACCGCCGCATCCACCCCGTCCGCGCCGACCTGGCTGCAAGCCGCTATCGCGGCAGGGTCGCGGCGGAGCGTTTCGTGGACCCGCTGGCAACGCGCATCACGGCCGCCTCGGCGCCGCTGCGCCCCGCGCCGGATGCGGACCGCTCCATCGATACGGAGGCGCTGTACGGCGAGACCTTCGATCTCTACGAGATCCGCGACGACGGCTGGGCCTGGGGCCAGCTGGCGAGCGACGGCTATGTCGGCTACCTGCCGGCCGGAGCCCTCGGCGAGGCCGGGCTGCCGGCCACCCACCGGGTCTGCGTGCCGCGCAGCTACCGCTATCCGGAGGCCGAGCTGAAGCGGCCGCCGCTCTCGCTCCTGTCGCTCGGCGCGCGCGTGCGCGTCGTCGGCGCAGCAGTGACGCGGGGCCTCGACTACGCGCTGCTGGACGACGGCAGCGCCATGGTCGCCCGCCACCTGAGGCCGCTGGGCGAGACCGTCGCCGACTGGGTGGCGGTGGCCGAAGGCCTGCTCGGCACGCCCTACCTGTGGGGCGGTCGGACGTCGCTGGGGCTCGATTGCTCGGCGTTGGTGCAACTGGCGGCGGCGGAAGGCGGCCATGTGCTGCCGCGCGACAGCGACATGCAGGAGGCCGGGGCCGGCGAAGCGCTCGACATCTCCGGCGGCCTGCCGGAACTGGCGCGGGGCGACCTGCTGTTCTGGAAGGGCCATGTCGGAATCTTGCGCGATCCGGCCACCTTGCTGCATGCCAACGGCCACACGATGAGCGTTGCCTGCGAGCCGCTGGAAGCGGCG belongs to Stappia indica and includes:
- a CDS encoding C40 family peptidase, with translation MTSEPAAPSLDRRIHPVRADLAASRYRGRVAAERFVDPLATRITAASAPLRPAPDADRSIDTEALYGETFDLYEIRDDGWAWGQLASDGYVGYLPAGALGEAGLPATHRVCVPRSYRYPEAELKRPPLSLLSLGARVRVVGAAVTRGLDYALLDDGSAMVARHLRPLGETVADWVAVAEGLLGTPYLWGGRTSLGLDCSALVQLAAAEGGHVLPRDSDMQEAGAGEALDISGGLPELARGDLLFWKGHVGILRDPATLLHANGHTMSVACEPLEAALARISATEWGALTACRRL
- a CDS encoding MarR family winged helix-turn-helix transcriptional regulator — protein: MGIDLRPSQALRLWHDVTMSLVTDGDKDLTSRQMAILMTVYLEPPPHTVRGLAARLDVTKPVITRALDTLGAMKLLSRRRDEADRRNVVVTRTVAGALYLEHIADTIVARAAELSR